The following coding sequences are from one Dreissena polymorpha isolate Duluth1 chromosome 8, UMN_Dpol_1.0, whole genome shotgun sequence window:
- the LOC127841917 gene encoding prolactin-releasing peptide receptor-like, whose protein sequence is MAAPEPQQGYITQIFVYMEQENNTSFDFTRPYIRHSMRYVYPLFMFLYGIVGLVGFVGNVAMLIVMGKRSLYHDETYFFIGNLAFSDLIKCLFVLPISLANMLVQNWIFGSFLCFFLPMIQFFPIHASMLTFLMIAIDRYRLIVNPFKPRVPAGLCIIATWVGAICVVLPHAVYIKYIDLGALLGKKFSGVGICYVNMEKHIEEYFRAMFVTLYALPLAIIGFLFVKISAEIKSKETAPVIVHYRIGNNAQTPRTSEQTEDIGSKVTWATNSGRRLANPESASPRHKEYTERPTQDSDDDIDLAKEKTAQNYLISMVTFFAICWCPMYILILVHYFVHENADNTGHIDVTFMTFAWFGYLSTCVNPILFASWRMPSETKDRLKGYFRFSNRRRSSSQISRTEVSESLIVSTTSSPRVARMAIQPKVKVTLKKNEFSPNRTGIMV, encoded by the exons ATGGCGGCACCGGAGCCTCAACAAGGCTACATCACACAAATATTCGTGTATATGGAGCAAGAAAATAACACGTCGTTTGACTTCACCCGTCCGTACATCCGACATTCCATGCGCTATGTGTACCCTTTGTTCATGTTCCTGTACGGTATAGTGGGACTGGTCGGTTTTGTCGGCAATGTGGCGATGCTAATTGTGATGGGCAAGAGAAGTTTGTATCATGACGAAACGTATTTCTTCATCGGGAACCTCGCGTTTTCTGATCTAATAAAATGCCTTTTTGTGTTGCCGATATCTTTGGCTAATATGCTCGTccaaaattggatttttggcAGCTTCCTGTGTTTCTTCCTCCCGATGATCCAATTTTTTCCTATTCACGCATCCATGCTGACGTTCCTAATGATCGCAATAGATAGATACAGGCTGATTGTTAATCCGTTTAAGCCTCGCGTACCAGCCGGTCTGTGCATCATAGCCACGTGGGTTGGCGCAATTTGTGTGGTGCTTCCGCACGCAGTGTACATCAAATACATCGACCTTGGTGCTCTGTTGGGGAAGAAGTTCAGCGGCGTAGGAATTTGTTACGTGAACATGGAGAAGCATATAGAGGAATACTTCAGAGCGATGTTTGTCACCCTGTATGCCTTGCCTCTAGCAATCATTGGTTTCCTGTTTGTTAAGATTTCTGCCGAGATTAAAAGCAAGGAGACTGCCCCGGTAATCGTTCATTATAGAATCGGCAACAATGCCCAGACGCCTCGAACCTCGGAACAGACAGAAGATATTGGGTCAAAGGTAACCTGGGCGAccaattctggcagacgactcgCAAACCCCGAGTCTGCTTCCCCTAGACACAAAGAATACACTGAGCGCCCGACGCAAGACAGTGATGATGATATTGACCTGGCCAAAGAAAAAACTGCACAGAATTATTTGATTTCGATGGTTACCTTTTTTGCAATATGCTGGTGTCCTATGTACATTCTCATCCTCGTTCATTACTTTGTCCACGAAAATGCGGACAACACTGGTCATATTGACGTCACATTTATGACGTTTGCCTGGTTTGGGTACCTCTCAACGTGTGTTAACCCGATCCTCTTCGCCTCCTGGCGAATGCCTTCTGAGACCAAAGATCGATTGAAGGGATATTTTCGCTTCAGCAATAGGAGACGCAGCTCGTCGCAG ataagCAGGACAGAGGTTTCTGAATCGCTTATTGTATCTACAACGTCTTCCCCCAGGGTAGCGAGGATGGCCATTCagcctaaggtcaaggtcacactgaagAAAAATGAATTTTCGCCGAACAGAACAGGCATAATGGTGTGA